The proteins below are encoded in one region of Oncorhynchus keta strain PuntledgeMale-10-30-2019 unplaced genomic scaffold, Oket_V2 Un_contig_2347_pilon_pilon, whole genome shotgun sequence:
- the LOC118371827 gene encoding polyadenylate-binding protein-interacting protein 2B isoform X2, with protein MWGLSSPFFFLVTCASFNADDTEPAEMNSPEMAKTPGGSSAPGKENVANGHKEGEVGNNNNPFADYMWMENEEDYNRQVEEELLEQEFLERCFQEMLEEEDQDWFIPARDLAPGVGQIQQQLNGLSVSNGNADELARKSSLNPEAKEFVPGMKY; from the exons ATGTGGGGTTTGTCATCACCTTTTTTTTTTCTCGTGACATGTGCATCCTTCAATGCTGACGATACAG AGCCTGCGGAGATGAACAGTCCTGAGATGGCGAAAACACCAGGTGGCAGCAGTGCCCCCGGGAAAGAGAACGTGGCCAATGGGcacaaggagggagaggtgggcaacaacaacaacccctTCGCTGACTACATGTGGATGGAGAACGAGGAGGATTAcaacagacag GTGGAGGAGGAGCTTCTGGAACAGGAGTTCTTAGAACGCTGTTTCCAGGAAATGCTGGAAGAGGAGGATCAGGATTGGTTCATCCCCGCCAGAGACCTCGCCCCTGGGGTGGGGCAGATTCAGCAACAGCTCAACGGGCTATCTGTCTCCAATGGCAACGCAGATGAACTCGCG CGCAAGAGCAGCTTGAACCCAGAGGCGAAGGAGTTTGTTCCGGGAATGAAATACTAG
- the LOC127921765 gene encoding docking protein 1-like isoform X2, producing the protein MSRDALNIMDTHVKAGQVYLQHRNVEKKWKQHWLTLYPSSRCGVARLERQEVGGGERAGPSGVWKHQDKVKEKRVIRLSEVIRVLRLPPHAEACPKDNMAAFCVETDGRRYVFAADKDDCVEWVERMCDLAFQGGSTGQQPQIQMEDNQIYVSREEVSEFRVGVKQTDVAMRCGLQGEYYWLQVAQEGLVLKEAETRNCLQDWPYRLIRRYGRDKLTFNIEAGRRCDSGPGTFTFETCQADDIFSLIETAIREQKAVAGDECEGDTVVANRSPNMPRARSPLPKLPDSSTILEGSYSFKPVFSNAIGSEQCLYSQPPNLIGSEECPYSEPADSIKPKAPSLNSYLTPPTASTLTPSIPLHPRNHHVNRTEPVYADPADILSLTPPRSTPPPPPPTSSSCSYHHNNKPEPVYSEVYDHASPLPDKTQQQKQSQDQRGQEPGKEEPIYSEPCVGTPAKGPNTDPFAHLYSQVCKPGSSSPSSSSSPSSSSSSSSSSLTVTRTLATRRPTAGRQSPEVIYENMGFI; encoded by the exons ATGTCGAGAGACGCTTTGAACATAATGGACACTCATGTGAAAGCAGGACAAGTTTACCTTCAACACAGAAATGTAGAAAAG AAGTGGAAGCAGCATTggctgactctctacccctcCAGCCGCTGCGGTGTAGCCAGGCTAGAGCGCCAGGAAGTGGGGGGAGGAGAGCGGGCCGGTCCCTCTGGGGTCTGGAAGCACCAGGACAAAGTTAAGGAGAAGAGGGTGATCCGCCTGTCAGAG gtgaTCAGGGTCCTGAGGCTGCCCCCACACGCTGAGGCCTGCCCCAAAGACAACATGGCCGCCTTCTGTGTGGAGACCGACGGCAGGAGGTATGTCTTCGCAGCAGATAAGGACGACTGCGTGGAGTGGGTGGAGAGGATGTGTGACCTCGCCTTCCAG GGAGGCTCCACTGGTCAGCAGCCCCAAATTCAGATGGAGGACAACCAGATCTACGTCTCCAGGGAGGAAG ttaGTGAGTTCAGGGTGGGTGTGAAGCAGACGGATGTAGCGATGCGCTGCGGCCTCCAGGGGGAGTACTATTGGCTGCAAGTGGCCCAGGAGGGGCTGGTCCTTAAGGAGGCGGAGACCAGGAATTGTTTGCAGGACTGGCCCTATCGGCTGATACGACGCTATGGCAGAGACAAG TTGACGTTCAACATCGAGGCGGGCCGGCGCTGTGACTCTGGACCCGGAACCTTCACCTTTGAGACGTGCCAAGCTGACGACATCTTCAGCCTCATCGAGACCGCCATACGGGAACAGAAGGCCGTCGCCGGGGACGAATGTGAGGGCGACACTGTGGTTGCTAACCGTAGCCCTAATATGCCTCGTGCTCGTTCCCCACTGCCCAAACTACCAGATAGCTCAACCATTTTGGAGGGCAGCTACAGTTTTAAACCAGTATTTTCAAATGCTATTGGCTCAGAGCAGTGTTTATACTCACAGCCGCCTAATTTGATTGGCTCTGAGGAGTGTCCTTACTCTGAGCCAGCAGACAGTATTAAACCCAAAGCCCCCAGCCTCAACTCCTATCTGACGCCCCCAACAGCCTCCACCCTcaccccctctatccctctacaccCCCGCAATCACCATGTCAACCGAACGGAACCAGTGTACGCCGACCCAGCAGACATCCTCTCACTCACACCCCCGAgatctacaccaccaccacccccacccactTCCTCTTCCTGCTCTTATCACCACAACAACAAGCCAGAGCCGGTCTACTCCGAGGTGTACGACCATGCGAGTCCTCTACCTGATAAGACTCAACAACAGAAACAGAGCCAGGACCAGCGGGGGCAGGAACCTGGCAAAGAGGAACCCATCTATAGTGAGCCTTGTGTGGGGACCCCAGCCAAGGGCCCCAACACTGACCCGTTCGCCCACCTTTACAGCCAGGTCTGCAAGCCAGgctcttcatcaccatcatcatcatcatccccctcttcctcctcctcatcatcatcatcgtcgttGACCGTTACCAGGACCTTGGCCACCAGGAGGCCCACTGCTGGACGCCAGTCACCAGAGGTCATCTATGAAAACATGGGGTTCATTTAG
- the LOC118371827 gene encoding polyadenylate-binding protein-interacting protein 2B isoform X4, with protein MPEPAEMNSPEMAKTPGGSSAPGKENVANGHKEGEVGNNNNPFADYMWMENEEDYNRQVEEELLEQEFLERCFQEMLEEEDQDWFIPARDLAPGVGQIQQQLNGLSVSNGNADELARKSSLNPEAKEFVPGMKY; from the exons ATGCCAG AGCCTGCGGAGATGAACAGTCCTGAGATGGCGAAAACACCAGGTGGCAGCAGTGCCCCCGGGAAAGAGAACGTGGCCAATGGGcacaaggagggagaggtgggcaacaacaacaacccctTCGCTGACTACATGTGGATGGAGAACGAGGAGGATTAcaacagacag GTGGAGGAGGAGCTTCTGGAACAGGAGTTCTTAGAACGCTGTTTCCAGGAAATGCTGGAAGAGGAGGATCAGGATTGGTTCATCCCCGCCAGAGACCTCGCCCCTGGGGTGGGGCAGATTCAGCAACAGCTCAACGGGCTATCTGTCTCCAATGGCAACGCAGATGAACTCGCG CGCAAGAGCAGCTTGAACCCAGAGGCGAAGGAGTTTGTTCCGGGAATGAAATACTAG
- the LOC127921766 gene encoding uncharacterized protein LOC127921766 isoform X1: protein MHSLRHIQSRGPQARVGQQSTYGADYKPPSDRHLRLFRLHAEPSCTTHQKLADMWAQYYRQCFQTITNGPQNPAFAFSQKGRTVRAAMLDSENVSKIQVERTAPPEKGQSQIPPQRSSSDSGERRSVSPSLSSTSVHNSLPSRPARKEAWTHATGDPALGITTTPKDMVELPHIGSGEGSDGELPLQVERLRAEQFRRDMTHSSRLEGQINQRIATQSNLMHLGRSYRDITIY from the exons ATGCACTCTTTAAGGCACATTCAG tctcggGGCCCTCAGGCCAGAGTGGGGCAGCAAAGCACCTATGGGGCTGACTACAAGCCCCCCAGTGATCGGCACCTCAGGCTGTTCAGGCTGCATGCAGAGCCGTCTTGCACCACACACCAGAAG ttggCGGATATGTGGGCTCAGTACTACAGACAGTGTTTCCAGACCATTACCAACGGCCCACAGAACCCCGCCTTTGCCTTCAGTCAG aaGGGGAGAACAGTGAGGGCAGCTATGTTGGACAGTGAGAATGTCAGTAAGATCCAAGTAGAAAGGACAGCTCCTCCAGAGAAGGGGCAGAGCCAGATACCACCACAGCGTTCGAGCTCCGACTCTGGGGAACGAAggtcggtctctccctctctctcctcaacctcaGTCCATAACTCCCTCCCGTCCCGCCCTGCAAGGAAAGAGGCATGGACACATGCAACAGGGGACCCGGCACTGGGGATCACAACGACACCCAAGGACATGGTGGAGCTGCCTCACATCGGCAgtggagaag GAAGTGATGGGGAACTTCCTCTGCAGGTGGAGCGGTTAAGGGCGGAGCAGTTCCGTCGGGACATGACCCACTCATCTAGGCTGGAAGGCCAGATCAACCAGCGCATAGCCACCCAGTCTAACCTCATGCACCTAGGTAGGTCCTATAGAGACATAACAATATATTAA
- the LOC118371827 gene encoding polyadenylate-binding protein-interacting protein 2B isoform X1 codes for MTTDIAGWGNLTTKRKSPVSVLMECKPAEMNSPEMAKTPGGSSAPGKENVANGHKEGEVGNNNNPFADYMWMENEEDYNRQVEEELLEQEFLERCFQEMLEEEDQDWFIPARDLAPGVGQIQQQLNGLSVSNGNADELARKSSLNPEAKEFVPGMKY; via the exons ATGACGACTGATATAGCGGGCTGGGGGAACTTAACGACGAAACGGAAGTCCCCCGTGAGCGTCTTGATGGAATGTA AGCCTGCGGAGATGAACAGTCCTGAGATGGCGAAAACACCAGGTGGCAGCAGTGCCCCCGGGAAAGAGAACGTGGCCAATGGGcacaaggagggagaggtgggcaacaacaacaacccctTCGCTGACTACATGTGGATGGAGAACGAGGAGGATTAcaacagacag GTGGAGGAGGAGCTTCTGGAACAGGAGTTCTTAGAACGCTGTTTCCAGGAAATGCTGGAAGAGGAGGATCAGGATTGGTTCATCCCCGCCAGAGACCTCGCCCCTGGGGTGGGGCAGATTCAGCAACAGCTCAACGGGCTATCTGTCTCCAATGGCAACGCAGATGAACTCGCG CGCAAGAGCAGCTTGAACCCAGAGGCGAAGGAGTTTGTTCCGGGAATGAAATACTAG
- the LOC127921766 gene encoding uncharacterized protein LOC127921766 isoform X2: protein MHSLRHIQSRGPQARVGQQSTYGADYKPPSDRHLRLFRLHAEPSCTTHQKKGRTVRAAMLDSENVSKIQVERTAPPEKGQSQIPPQRSSSDSGERRSVSPSLSSTSVHNSLPSRPARKEAWTHATGDPALGITTTPKDMVELPHIGSGEGSDGELPLQVERLRAEQFRRDMTHSSRLEGQINQRIATQSNLMHLGRSYRDITIY from the exons ATGCACTCTTTAAGGCACATTCAG tctcggGGCCCTCAGGCCAGAGTGGGGCAGCAAAGCACCTATGGGGCTGACTACAAGCCCCCCAGTGATCGGCACCTCAGGCTGTTCAGGCTGCATGCAGAGCCGTCTTGCACCACACACCAGAAG aaGGGGAGAACAGTGAGGGCAGCTATGTTGGACAGTGAGAATGTCAGTAAGATCCAAGTAGAAAGGACAGCTCCTCCAGAGAAGGGGCAGAGCCAGATACCACCACAGCGTTCGAGCTCCGACTCTGGGGAACGAAggtcggtctctccctctctctcctcaacctcaGTCCATAACTCCCTCCCGTCCCGCCCTGCAAGGAAAGAGGCATGGACACATGCAACAGGGGACCCGGCACTGGGGATCACAACGACACCCAAGGACATGGTGGAGCTGCCTCACATCGGCAgtggagaag GAAGTGATGGGGAACTTCCTCTGCAGGTGGAGCGGTTAAGGGCGGAGCAGTTCCGTCGGGACATGACCCACTCATCTAGGCTGGAAGGCCAGATCAACCAGCGCATAGCCACCCAGTCTAACCTCATGCACCTAGGTAGGTCCTATAGAGACATAACAATATATTAA
- the LOC118371827 gene encoding polyadenylate-binding protein-interacting protein 2B isoform X3, with protein MLVPEPAEMNSPEMAKTPGGSSAPGKENVANGHKEGEVGNNNNPFADYMWMENEEDYNRQVEEELLEQEFLERCFQEMLEEEDQDWFIPARDLAPGVGQIQQQLNGLSVSNGNADELARKSSLNPEAKEFVPGMKY; from the exons ATGCTAGTTCCAG AGCCTGCGGAGATGAACAGTCCTGAGATGGCGAAAACACCAGGTGGCAGCAGTGCCCCCGGGAAAGAGAACGTGGCCAATGGGcacaaggagggagaggtgggcaacaacaacaacccctTCGCTGACTACATGTGGATGGAGAACGAGGAGGATTAcaacagacag GTGGAGGAGGAGCTTCTGGAACAGGAGTTCTTAGAACGCTGTTTCCAGGAAATGCTGGAAGAGGAGGATCAGGATTGGTTCATCCCCGCCAGAGACCTCGCCCCTGGGGTGGGGCAGATTCAGCAACAGCTCAACGGGCTATCTGTCTCCAATGGCAACGCAGATGAACTCGCG CGCAAGAGCAGCTTGAACCCAGAGGCGAAGGAGTTTGTTCCGGGAATGAAATACTAG
- the LOC127921765 gene encoding docking protein 1-like isoform X1, which translates to MSRDALNIMDTHVKAGQVYLQHRNVEKKWKQHWLTLYPSSRCGVARLERQEVGGGERAGPSGVWKHQDKVKEKRVIRLSEVNLTAVIRVLRLPPHAEACPKDNMAAFCVETDGRRYVFAADKDDCVEWVERMCDLAFQGGSTGQQPQIQMEDNQIYVSREEVSEFRVGVKQTDVAMRCGLQGEYYWLQVAQEGLVLKEAETRNCLQDWPYRLIRRYGRDKLTFNIEAGRRCDSGPGTFTFETCQADDIFSLIETAIREQKAVAGDECEGDTVVANRSPNMPRARSPLPKLPDSSTILEGSYSFKPVFSNAIGSEQCLYSQPPNLIGSEECPYSEPADSIKPKAPSLNSYLTPPTASTLTPSIPLHPRNHHVNRTEPVYADPADILSLTPPRSTPPPPPPTSSSCSYHHNNKPEPVYSEVYDHASPLPDKTQQQKQSQDQRGQEPGKEEPIYSEPCVGTPAKGPNTDPFAHLYSQVCKPGSSSPSSSSSPSSSSSSSSSSLTVTRTLATRRPTAGRQSPEVIYENMGFI; encoded by the exons ATGTCGAGAGACGCTTTGAACATAATGGACACTCATGTGAAAGCAGGACAAGTTTACCTTCAACACAGAAATGTAGAAAAG AAGTGGAAGCAGCATTggctgactctctacccctcCAGCCGCTGCGGTGTAGCCAGGCTAGAGCGCCAGGAAGTGGGGGGAGGAGAGCGGGCCGGTCCCTCTGGGGTCTGGAAGCACCAGGACAAAGTTAAGGAGAAGAGGGTGATCCGCCTGTCAGAGGTCAACCTTACTGCT gtgaTCAGGGTCCTGAGGCTGCCCCCACACGCTGAGGCCTGCCCCAAAGACAACATGGCCGCCTTCTGTGTGGAGACCGACGGCAGGAGGTATGTCTTCGCAGCAGATAAGGACGACTGCGTGGAGTGGGTGGAGAGGATGTGTGACCTCGCCTTCCAG GGAGGCTCCACTGGTCAGCAGCCCCAAATTCAGATGGAGGACAACCAGATCTACGTCTCCAGGGAGGAAG ttaGTGAGTTCAGGGTGGGTGTGAAGCAGACGGATGTAGCGATGCGCTGCGGCCTCCAGGGGGAGTACTATTGGCTGCAAGTGGCCCAGGAGGGGCTGGTCCTTAAGGAGGCGGAGACCAGGAATTGTTTGCAGGACTGGCCCTATCGGCTGATACGACGCTATGGCAGAGACAAG TTGACGTTCAACATCGAGGCGGGCCGGCGCTGTGACTCTGGACCCGGAACCTTCACCTTTGAGACGTGCCAAGCTGACGACATCTTCAGCCTCATCGAGACCGCCATACGGGAACAGAAGGCCGTCGCCGGGGACGAATGTGAGGGCGACACTGTGGTTGCTAACCGTAGCCCTAATATGCCTCGTGCTCGTTCCCCACTGCCCAAACTACCAGATAGCTCAACCATTTTGGAGGGCAGCTACAGTTTTAAACCAGTATTTTCAAATGCTATTGGCTCAGAGCAGTGTTTATACTCACAGCCGCCTAATTTGATTGGCTCTGAGGAGTGTCCTTACTCTGAGCCAGCAGACAGTATTAAACCCAAAGCCCCCAGCCTCAACTCCTATCTGACGCCCCCAACAGCCTCCACCCTcaccccctctatccctctacaccCCCGCAATCACCATGTCAACCGAACGGAACCAGTGTACGCCGACCCAGCAGACATCCTCTCACTCACACCCCCGAgatctacaccaccaccacccccacccactTCCTCTTCCTGCTCTTATCACCACAACAACAAGCCAGAGCCGGTCTACTCCGAGGTGTACGACCATGCGAGTCCTCTACCTGATAAGACTCAACAACAGAAACAGAGCCAGGACCAGCGGGGGCAGGAACCTGGCAAAGAGGAACCCATCTATAGTGAGCCTTGTGTGGGGACCCCAGCCAAGGGCCCCAACACTGACCCGTTCGCCCACCTTTACAGCCAGGTCTGCAAGCCAGgctcttcatcaccatcatcatcatcatccccctcttcctcctcctcatcatcatcatcgtcgttGACCGTTACCAGGACCTTGGCCACCAGGAGGCCCACTGCTGGACGCCAGTCACCAGAGGTCATCTATGAAAACATGGGGTTCATTTAG